In Musa acuminata AAA Group cultivar baxijiao chromosome BXJ3-9, Cavendish_Baxijiao_AAA, whole genome shotgun sequence, a single genomic region encodes these proteins:
- the LOC135648448 gene encoding uncharacterized protein LOC135648448 — protein MWWRRLALSGGLLPSSRLAAVPEPATRKYGLIPMVIEHSSRGERAYDIFSRLLKERIVCINGVISDDTASVVVAQLLFLESENPSKPVHLYINSPGGAVTAGLAIYDTMQYISSPVSTLCLGQAASMGSLLLAAGAPGERRALPHSRVMIHQPSGGASGQATDIAIHAKEILKVRERLNAIYAHHTGQPIQRIEQCMERDMFMSPEEAKEFGLVDEVIVHRPLALVADAVAELGNTDEGQKGGDGDGSGSNKGKGEGSG, from the coding sequence ATGTGGTGGCGCCGCCTGGCCCTCTCCGGGGGCCTCCTCCCCTCCTCCCGCCTCGCTGCCGTCCCCGAACCCGCTACCCGCAAATACGGGCTTATTCCCATGGTAATTGAGCACTCCTCCCGTGGCGAACGCGCGTACGACATCTTCTCCCGTCTCCTGAAGGAGCGCATCGTGTGTATCAACGGCGTCATCTCCGACGACACCGCTTCCGTCGTAGTCGCCCAGCTCCTCTTTCTCGAGTCCGAGAACCCCTCCAAGCCCGTCCATCTCTACATCAACTCCCCCGGCGGCGCCGTTACCGCTGGCCTTGCCATCTACGACACGATGCAGTACATCAGCTCCCCGGTCTCCACCCTCTGCCTCGGCCAGGCCGCCTCAATGGGATCCCTCCTCCTCGCTGCCGGAGCCCCTGGTGAGCGCCGCGCCCTCCCGCACTCCCGCGTCATGATCCACCAGCCCTCCGGCGGCGCCTCCGGTCAGGCCACCGACATCGCCATCCACGCCAAGGAGATTCTCAAAGTCCGTGAGCGCCTCAACGCCATCTACGCCCACCACACGGGCCAGCCCATTCAGCGGATCGAGCAGTGCATGGAGCGTGATATGTTCATGTCCCCTGAGGAGGCCAAGGAGTTCGGACTGGTCGATGAGGTCATCGTGCACCGGCCTCTGGCCCTAGTTGCCGATGCTGTAGCTGAGCTTGGGAACACTGACGAAGGACAAAAAGGTGGTGATGGTGATGGAAGTGGTTCGAACAAAGGGAAGGGCGAAGGATCTGGATGA